The following proteins come from a genomic window of Mustela lutreola isolate mMusLut2 chromosome 6, mMusLut2.pri, whole genome shotgun sequence:
- the NHSL1 gene encoding NHS-like protein 1 isoform X4, with product MKKEGSFRLKSNSGSLSRAVSWINFSSLSRQTKRLFRSDGELSVCGQQVEADDENWNYRTQPRKAVSNLDEESRWTVHYTAPWHQQENVFLPTTRPPCVEDLHRQAKLNLKSVLRECDKLRRDGYRSSQYYSQGPTFAANASPLCDDYQDEDEETDQKCSISSSEEERLISIRRPKTPTSSDFSDLNTQTNWTKSLPLPTPEEKMRQQAQTVQADVVPINITASGTGQDDVGGHSVYTPDHYSTLGRLDSSRSAGQRSETRDSSCQTEEVKVVPPSMRRIRAQKGQGIAAQMSHFSGSSGNMSVLSDSAGIVFPSRLNSDAGFHSLPRSGARASVQSLEPRLGALGPTEDLDGPYAYHSDHPQVDENLGHLGGASRTGMLLRPKSQELRPFENVISPACVVSPHATYSTSIIPNATLSSSSEIIIIHTAQSSGQLDSKITSSSSYTKIKSRDHLLSRHASKEDHQPPSGNWTEGHPSILSQALGPHSPAATTLLSLCDSAVSLNMPAHQENGSQAMSYNCKNHLSSPAHAQDMDGKSESSYSGGTGPGSSEPWEYSASGNGQASPLKAHGATGYSTPGSNVSSCSLDQTSTKDDARSLYSEEHDSYYTSMQPDPGCRSGNQNSSDGFGNPRHSVVNVFDGRAQKNQGDRSHFRDKSLSRNISLKKAKKPPLPPSRTDSLRRIPKKGIQSNGQALNESLIASLQHSLQLNLPGKGGSSPSQSPCSDFEEPWLPRSRSQSTVSGGSSMTSATTPNVYSLCGATPSQSDTSSVKSEYTDPWGYYIDYTGMQEDPGHASGGCSASSGALAGNGPVHHIHEGARTMMPQVPGGSIKPKITSPEKSHRVTSPSSGYSSQSNTPTALTPVPVFLKSASPANGKGKTKPKVPERKSSLISSVSISSSSTSLSSNTSTEGGGTMKKLDSVLASPPAAAPLPSPPSPCPADKSPFLPPPPPLADSPNGALPQSPLFPPPPPEALTPFSPPSSACFPPPHRALSPLTLGAPASLPPAPASGPSSVPPPAPPLDPKWMKDARPSLKKSAQPECSREAFRQPPNKEEGSRPPMPLITTEALQMVQLRPVKKHSGTEQALLYEQVSQEKLTPVVPQYHLKPSAFMKSRNSINEMESESQPASVTSSPPTPAKSLSQGHQDSAAERGLPSRSPGSAGESEAGPDPRATPLQEPPGPSPSRKPPPISKKPKLFLVVPPPQRDFTAEPAENVSGASPIPTRGEATESCRARAGAEETGSGSLVLEGGAAGAASPDRVKANVPMVQPDVSPAPTREEPGAENGADGGGSVESCLSLQDGGPGVPEPDTAGSSSEASDFLREEGSDEVMTPSRPRTTEDLFAAIHRSKRKVLGRKDSDDDHSRNHSPSPPVTPTGAAPSLASPKQVGSIQRSVRKSSTSSDNFKALLLKKGSRSDTSARMSAAEMLKNTDPRFQRSRSEPSPDTPESPSSCSPSKNRRAQEEWAKNEGLMPRSLSFSGPRYGRSRTPPSAASSRFSVRNRIQSSPMTVISEGEGEALEPVDNRAHWALDTARGCSLDGLVGGETDRGSLLYGGEPAASLQVQGPSPTDGPVRTEGADPAEQSGGPLREES from the exons AATGTGACAAACTGAGGCGGGATGGCTACCGAAGTTCTCAGTACTACTCCCAGGGACCCACCTTTGCAGCCAATGCCAGCCCACTCTGTGATGATTATCAGgatgaagatgaagaaacagatcaAAAG TGTTCTATTTCTTCATCAGAAGAAGAAAGACTTATTTCCATCAGGAGACCTAAAACGCCAACCTCAAGTGACTTCTCTGACCTTAATACTCAAACAAATTGGACCAAGTCACTTCCCTTGCCAACACCAGAAGAGAAGATGCGACAGCAAGCCCAGACGGTCCAGGCTGATGTGGTTCCCATTAACATAACTG CATCAGGCACGGGCCAAGATGATGTTGGGGGTCACTCAGTATACACCCCAGACCACTACTCTACACTAGGAAGGCTTGATAGCTCTCGGTCTGCTGGGCAGCGCTCAGAAACCAGGGACTCCAGCTGTCAGACTGAGGAAGTGAAAGTTGTACCACCTTCCATGAGAAGAATCAGGGCACAGAAGGGCCAAGGCATTGCTGCCCAGATGAGCCACTTCTCAGGCTCCTCTGGGAACATGTCTGTGTTGAGCGATTCTGCGGGCATTGTATTCCCTTCCCGGCTCAACAGTGATGCTGGTTTCCACAGTCTCCCACGTTCTGGGGCAAGGGCGAGTGTTCAGTCCCTGGAGCCACGGCTGGGAGCCCTGGGCCCCACAGAAGACCTGGATGGCCCTTACGCCTACCACAGCGATCACCCACAAGTAGATGAAAACTTAGGACATTTaggaggagcctcaaggactgGAATGCTTTTGAGGCCCAAGTCCCAGGAGCTGAGGCCTTTTGAGAATGTAATCAGCCCAGCATGTGTGGTCTCTCCTCACGCCACCTACTCCACCAGCATCATCCCAAATGCCACACTCTCTTCCTCCTCGGAGATTATTATTATTCACACTGCTCAGAGTTCAGGACAGCTGGACAGCAAAATTACCAGCTCCTCttcgtacacaaagataaaatccagAGACCACCTCCTCTCCAGGCATGCTAGTAAAGAGGACCATCAGCCTCCCAGTGGGAACTGGACAGAGGGTCACCCCAGCATTCTTTCACAGGCCTTAGGTCCCCATTCCCCCGCTGCAACCACGCTGTTGTCGCTCTGTGACTCAGCGGTCTCTCTTAATATGCCAGCACATCAGGAGAATGGATCCCAAGCCATGAGCTATAACTGTAAAAACCACCTGAGCTCTCCAGCCCACGCCCAGGACATGGATGGCAAGAGTGAGTCCAGTTACTCTGGAGGTACGGGGCCCGGCAGCTCCGAGCCCTGGGAATACAGTGCCTCTGGTAACGGGCAGGCATCCCCATTGAAGGCACATGGGGCAACTGGCTACTCCACTCCTGGGAGTAACGTGAGCAGCTGCAGTTTGGACCAGACATCCACCAAAGATGATGCCAGGTCCTTGTATTCAGAGGAGCATGATAGCTACTACACGTCTATGCAGCCTGACCCGGGATGCAGATCTGGAAACCAGAACAGTAGCGATGGCTTTGGGAACCCCAGGCACAGTGTGGTCAACGTGTTTGATGGGAGAGCTCAGAAAAACCAAGGGGACCGGTCACATTTCCGTGACAAGTCTCTCTCGCGGAATATCTCTCTGAAAAAAGCGAAGAAGCCGCCTCTGCCACCCTCGAGGACGGACTCCCTGCGCAGGATTCCCAAGAAAGGCATCCAGTCAAACGGGCAGGCGCTGAACGAGAGCCTGATCGCCTCGCTCCAGCACTCGCTGCAGCTGAACCTCCCGGGCAAGGGCGGCAGCTCACCCTCGCAGAGCCCCTGCAGTGACTTCGAAGAGCCTTGGCTGCCTCGCTCTCGCAGCCAGAGCACGGTGAGCGGGGGCAGCAGCATGACCTCGGCCACCACCCCCAACGTCTACTCCCTGTGCGGGGCCACGCCATCGCAGAGCGACACGAGCAGCGTCAAGTCGGAGTACACGGACCCCTGGGGTTACTACATTGACTACACCGGCATGCAGGAAGACCCCGGGCACGCCAGCGGGGGCTGCTCGGCCAGCAGCGGGGCGTTGGCCGGGAACGGGCCAGTCCACCATATCCACGAGGGAGCCAGGACCATGATGCCCCAAGTGCCTGGTGGCTCCATCAAACCAAAGATCACATCGCCGGAGAAATCCCACAGGGTCACTTCTCCGTCCAGTGGGTATTCCAGCCAGTCCAACACACCCACAGCACTCACCCCCGTGCCTGTGTTTTTAAAGTCAGCGTCACCAGCGAACGGGAAGGGGAAGACCAAGCCCAAGGTGCCAGAAAGGAAGTCCTCTCTGATATCTTCAGTCTCCATCTCCTCCTCGTCCACGTCTCTGTCTTCCAACACTTCCACGGAAGGAGGCGGGACCATGAAGAAGCTGGATTCGGTGCTGGCGTCTCCCCCTGCCGctgcccctcttccttctcctccctcaccaTGTCCTGCGGACaagtctcctttccttcctcctcccccgcctTTAGCGGATTCCCCCAACGGCgctctgcctcagtctcccctcttcccccctccGCCGCCTGAAGCTCTcactcccttctctccccccTCCAGCGCGTGCTTTCCTCCTCCCCACAGGGCACTTAGCCCCCTTACTCTGGGTGCCCCTGCTTCCCTGCCGCCTGCCCCCGCTTCCGGACCCTCCTCAGTTCCCCCGCCTGCCCCACCCCTTGaccccaaatggatgaaagatgccaggccttctttgaaaaaatctGCCCAGCCAGAATGCTCCCGGGAGGCCTTCCGGCAGCCTCCTAACAAGGAGGAGGGCAGCAGACCCCCCATGCCCCTGATAACCACCGAAGCGTTGCAGATGGTACAGTTGAGGCCCGTGAAAAAGCACTCAGGAACCGAGCAAGCACTGTTATATGAACAAGTATCTCAGGAAAAACTAACTCCGGTTGTTCCCCAGTATCATTTAAAGCCATCTGCTTTCATGAAATCCCGAAATAGCATAAATGAAATGGAGAGTGAAAGCCAGCCTGCCTCTGTGACAAGCTCGCCGCCGACTCCTGCCAAGAGCTTGAGTCAGGGTCACCAGGACAGTGCAGCCGAGCGTGGCCTCCCGAGCCGCAGCCCGGGCAGCGCCGGGGAGTCAGAGGCTGGGCCGGACCCCAGGGCCACCCCGCTGCAGGAGCCCCCCGGCCCTTCACCCAGCAGGAAGCCGCCCCCCATTTCCAAGAAGCCCAAACTGTTCCTCGTGGTGCCGCCTCCGCAGAGAGATTTCACAGCGGAGCCCGCGGAGAACGTGAGCGGAGCATCACCCATTCCCACGAGGGGAGAGGCAACAGAGAGTTGTAGAGCCAGGGCTGGTGCTGAGGAGACGGGCTCTGGCAGCTTGGTTCTCGAGGGAGGAGCCGCAGGAGCCGCGTCCCCGGATAGAGTGAAAGCCAATGTCCCCATGGTGCAGCCCGATGTCTCGCCAGCCCCCACGCGGGAGGAGCCAGGTGCCGAGAACGGTGCAGACGGTGGAGGCAGCGTGGAGAGCTGCCTGTCGCTCCAGGACGGAGGGC CTGGGGTGCCAGAGCCTGACACAGCTGGTTCTTCCTCTGAAGCCAGTGACTTCCTTAGGGAAGAAGGGAGTGATGAGGTGATGACCCCCAGTAGACCCCGGACCACAGAAGACCTTTTTGCAGCTATTCACAG ATCCAAGAGGAAAGTCCTCGGCCGTAAAGATTCAGATGACGATCACTCCCGGAAccattctccttcccctccagtgACACCCACCGGTGCTGCCCCCAGCCTGGCGTCCCCAAAACAAGTGGGCTCAATTCAGAGAAGCGTCCGTAAAAGCAGCACCAGCAGTGACAACTTCAAAGCTCTGCTGCTAAAAAAGGGGAGTCGCTCAGACACCAGTGCCCGCATGTCTGCCGCCGAGATGCTAAAGAACACAGACCCTAGATTCCAGAGGTCAAGGTCAGAGCCTTCGCCAGACACCCCCGAGAGCCCATCCAGCTGCTCCCCAAGCAAGAACAGAAGGGCCCAGGAGGAGTGGGCCAAGAACGAAGGCTTGATGCCTCGGAGTCTGTCCTTCTCCGGCCCCCGGTACGGCCGCAGTCGGACCCCACCTTCTGCCGCCAGCAGCAGGTTCAGCGTGCGGAACCGGATCCAGAGCAGCCCCATGACCGTTATCTCGGAAGGCGAAGGGGAGGCCCTGGAGCCAGTAGACAACAGGGCTCATTGGGCCCTGGACACGGCAAGGGGGTGTTCCCTGGATGGACTGGTAGGGGGTGAAACAGACCGGGGAAGCCTGCTCTATGGTGGGGAGCCCGCCGCCTCCTTGCAGGTGCAGGGTCCCAGCCCCACAGATGGGCCGGTCCGCACCGAGGGCGCAGATCCAGCAGAACAGAGTGGAGGTCCTCTGCGGGAAGAGAGCTAG
- the NHSL1 gene encoding NHS-like protein 1 isoform X2, producing MPFHQRAVEPARLRRPEAAGAAGAPLFRSLEQVSSHALVCLLAQLADLSRCAGDIFGELEGQAAALGRRTAALHRRLDALHAAVARLDHRRVKIPVSNLDEESRWTVHYTAPWHQQENVFLPTTRPPCVEDLHRQAKLNLKSVLRECDKLRRDGYRSSQYYSQGPTFAANASPLCDDYQDEDEETDQKCSISSSEEERLISIRRPKTPTSSDFSDLNTQTNWTKSLPLPTPEEKMRQQAQTVQADVVPINITASGTGQDDVGGHSVYTPDHYSTLGRLDSSRSAGQRSETRDSSCQTEEVKVVPPSMRRIRAQKGQGIAAQMSHFSGSSGNMSVLSDSAGIVFPSRLNSDAGFHSLPRSGARASVQSLEPRLGALGPTEDLDGPYAYHSDHPQVDENLGHLGGASRTGMLLRPKSQELRPFENVISPACVVSPHATYSTSIIPNATLSSSSEIIIIHTAQSSGQLDSKITSSSSYTKIKSRDHLLSRHASKEDHQPPSGNWTEGHPSILSQALGPHSPAATTLLSLCDSAVSLNMPAHQENGSQAMSYNCKNHLSSPAHAQDMDGKSESSYSGGTGPGSSEPWEYSASGNGQASPLKAHGATGYSTPGSNVSSCSLDQTSTKDDARSLYSEEHDSYYTSMQPDPGCRSGNQNSSDGFGNPRHSVVNVFDGRAQKNQGDRSHFRDKSLSRNISLKKAKKPPLPPSRTDSLRRIPKKGIQSNGQALNESLIASLQHSLQLNLPGKGGSSPSQSPCSDFEEPWLPRSRSQSTVSGGSSMTSATTPNVYSLCGATPSQSDTSSVKSEYTDPWGYYIDYTGMQEDPGHASGGCSASSGALAGNGPVHHIHEGARTMMPQVPGGSIKPKITSPEKSHRVTSPSSGYSSQSNTPTALTPVPVFLKSASPANGKGKTKPKVPERKSSLISSVSISSSSTSLSSNTSTEGGGTMKKLDSVLASPPAAAPLPSPPSPCPADKSPFLPPPPPLADSPNGALPQSPLFPPPPPEALTPFSPPSSACFPPPHRALSPLTLGAPASLPPAPASGPSSVPPPAPPLDPKWMKDARPSLKKSAQPECSREAFRQPPNKEEGSRPPMPLITTEALQMVQLRPVKKHSGTEQALLYEQVSQEKLTPVVPQYHLKPSAFMKSRNSINEMESESQPASVTSSPPTPAKSLSQGHQDSAAERGLPSRSPGSAGESEAGPDPRATPLQEPPGPSPSRKPPPISKKPKLFLVVPPPQRDFTAEPAENVSGASPIPTRGEATESCRARAGAEETGSGSLVLEGGAAGAASPDRVKANVPMVQPDVSPAPTREEPGAENGADGGGSVESCLSLQDGGPGVPEPDTAGSSSEASDFLREEGSDEVMTPSRPRTTEDLFAAIHRSKRKVLGRKDSDDDHSRNHSPSPPVTPTGAAPSLASPKQVGSIQRSVRKSSTSSDNFKALLLKKGSRSDTSARMSAAEMLKNTDPRFQRSRSEPSPDTPESPSSCSPSKNRRAQEEWAKNEGLMPRSLSFSGPRYGRSRTPPSAASSRFSVRNRIQSSPMTVISEGEGEALEPVDNRAHWALDTARGCSLDGLVGGETDRGSLLYGGEPAASLQVQGPSPTDGPVRTEGADPAEQSGGPLREES from the exons AATGTGACAAACTGAGGCGGGATGGCTACCGAAGTTCTCAGTACTACTCCCAGGGACCCACCTTTGCAGCCAATGCCAGCCCACTCTGTGATGATTATCAGgatgaagatgaagaaacagatcaAAAG TGTTCTATTTCTTCATCAGAAGAAGAAAGACTTATTTCCATCAGGAGACCTAAAACGCCAACCTCAAGTGACTTCTCTGACCTTAATACTCAAACAAATTGGACCAAGTCACTTCCCTTGCCAACACCAGAAGAGAAGATGCGACAGCAAGCCCAGACGGTCCAGGCTGATGTGGTTCCCATTAACATAACTG CATCAGGCACGGGCCAAGATGATGTTGGGGGTCACTCAGTATACACCCCAGACCACTACTCTACACTAGGAAGGCTTGATAGCTCTCGGTCTGCTGGGCAGCGCTCAGAAACCAGGGACTCCAGCTGTCAGACTGAGGAAGTGAAAGTTGTACCACCTTCCATGAGAAGAATCAGGGCACAGAAGGGCCAAGGCATTGCTGCCCAGATGAGCCACTTCTCAGGCTCCTCTGGGAACATGTCTGTGTTGAGCGATTCTGCGGGCATTGTATTCCCTTCCCGGCTCAACAGTGATGCTGGTTTCCACAGTCTCCCACGTTCTGGGGCAAGGGCGAGTGTTCAGTCCCTGGAGCCACGGCTGGGAGCCCTGGGCCCCACAGAAGACCTGGATGGCCCTTACGCCTACCACAGCGATCACCCACAAGTAGATGAAAACTTAGGACATTTaggaggagcctcaaggactgGAATGCTTTTGAGGCCCAAGTCCCAGGAGCTGAGGCCTTTTGAGAATGTAATCAGCCCAGCATGTGTGGTCTCTCCTCACGCCACCTACTCCACCAGCATCATCCCAAATGCCACACTCTCTTCCTCCTCGGAGATTATTATTATTCACACTGCTCAGAGTTCAGGACAGCTGGACAGCAAAATTACCAGCTCCTCttcgtacacaaagataaaatccagAGACCACCTCCTCTCCAGGCATGCTAGTAAAGAGGACCATCAGCCTCCCAGTGGGAACTGGACAGAGGGTCACCCCAGCATTCTTTCACAGGCCTTAGGTCCCCATTCCCCCGCTGCAACCACGCTGTTGTCGCTCTGTGACTCAGCGGTCTCTCTTAATATGCCAGCACATCAGGAGAATGGATCCCAAGCCATGAGCTATAACTGTAAAAACCACCTGAGCTCTCCAGCCCACGCCCAGGACATGGATGGCAAGAGTGAGTCCAGTTACTCTGGAGGTACGGGGCCCGGCAGCTCCGAGCCCTGGGAATACAGTGCCTCTGGTAACGGGCAGGCATCCCCATTGAAGGCACATGGGGCAACTGGCTACTCCACTCCTGGGAGTAACGTGAGCAGCTGCAGTTTGGACCAGACATCCACCAAAGATGATGCCAGGTCCTTGTATTCAGAGGAGCATGATAGCTACTACACGTCTATGCAGCCTGACCCGGGATGCAGATCTGGAAACCAGAACAGTAGCGATGGCTTTGGGAACCCCAGGCACAGTGTGGTCAACGTGTTTGATGGGAGAGCTCAGAAAAACCAAGGGGACCGGTCACATTTCCGTGACAAGTCTCTCTCGCGGAATATCTCTCTGAAAAAAGCGAAGAAGCCGCCTCTGCCACCCTCGAGGACGGACTCCCTGCGCAGGATTCCCAAGAAAGGCATCCAGTCAAACGGGCAGGCGCTGAACGAGAGCCTGATCGCCTCGCTCCAGCACTCGCTGCAGCTGAACCTCCCGGGCAAGGGCGGCAGCTCACCCTCGCAGAGCCCCTGCAGTGACTTCGAAGAGCCTTGGCTGCCTCGCTCTCGCAGCCAGAGCACGGTGAGCGGGGGCAGCAGCATGACCTCGGCCACCACCCCCAACGTCTACTCCCTGTGCGGGGCCACGCCATCGCAGAGCGACACGAGCAGCGTCAAGTCGGAGTACACGGACCCCTGGGGTTACTACATTGACTACACCGGCATGCAGGAAGACCCCGGGCACGCCAGCGGGGGCTGCTCGGCCAGCAGCGGGGCGTTGGCCGGGAACGGGCCAGTCCACCATATCCACGAGGGAGCCAGGACCATGATGCCCCAAGTGCCTGGTGGCTCCATCAAACCAAAGATCACATCGCCGGAGAAATCCCACAGGGTCACTTCTCCGTCCAGTGGGTATTCCAGCCAGTCCAACACACCCACAGCACTCACCCCCGTGCCTGTGTTTTTAAAGTCAGCGTCACCAGCGAACGGGAAGGGGAAGACCAAGCCCAAGGTGCCAGAAAGGAAGTCCTCTCTGATATCTTCAGTCTCCATCTCCTCCTCGTCCACGTCTCTGTCTTCCAACACTTCCACGGAAGGAGGCGGGACCATGAAGAAGCTGGATTCGGTGCTGGCGTCTCCCCCTGCCGctgcccctcttccttctcctccctcaccaTGTCCTGCGGACaagtctcctttccttcctcctcccccgcctTTAGCGGATTCCCCCAACGGCgctctgcctcagtctcccctcttcccccctccGCCGCCTGAAGCTCTcactcccttctctccccccTCCAGCGCGTGCTTTCCTCCTCCCCACAGGGCACTTAGCCCCCTTACTCTGGGTGCCCCTGCTTCCCTGCCGCCTGCCCCCGCTTCCGGACCCTCCTCAGTTCCCCCGCCTGCCCCACCCCTTGaccccaaatggatgaaagatgccaggccttctttgaaaaaatctGCCCAGCCAGAATGCTCCCGGGAGGCCTTCCGGCAGCCTCCTAACAAGGAGGAGGGCAGCAGACCCCCCATGCCCCTGATAACCACCGAAGCGTTGCAGATGGTACAGTTGAGGCCCGTGAAAAAGCACTCAGGAACCGAGCAAGCACTGTTATATGAACAAGTATCTCAGGAAAAACTAACTCCGGTTGTTCCCCAGTATCATTTAAAGCCATCTGCTTTCATGAAATCCCGAAATAGCATAAATGAAATGGAGAGTGAAAGCCAGCCTGCCTCTGTGACAAGCTCGCCGCCGACTCCTGCCAAGAGCTTGAGTCAGGGTCACCAGGACAGTGCAGCCGAGCGTGGCCTCCCGAGCCGCAGCCCGGGCAGCGCCGGGGAGTCAGAGGCTGGGCCGGACCCCAGGGCCACCCCGCTGCAGGAGCCCCCCGGCCCTTCACCCAGCAGGAAGCCGCCCCCCATTTCCAAGAAGCCCAAACTGTTCCTCGTGGTGCCGCCTCCGCAGAGAGATTTCACAGCGGAGCCCGCGGAGAACGTGAGCGGAGCATCACCCATTCCCACGAGGGGAGAGGCAACAGAGAGTTGTAGAGCCAGGGCTGGTGCTGAGGAGACGGGCTCTGGCAGCTTGGTTCTCGAGGGAGGAGCCGCAGGAGCCGCGTCCCCGGATAGAGTGAAAGCCAATGTCCCCATGGTGCAGCCCGATGTCTCGCCAGCCCCCACGCGGGAGGAGCCAGGTGCCGAGAACGGTGCAGACGGTGGAGGCAGCGTGGAGAGCTGCCTGTCGCTCCAGGACGGAGGGC CTGGGGTGCCAGAGCCTGACACAGCTGGTTCTTCCTCTGAAGCCAGTGACTTCCTTAGGGAAGAAGGGAGTGATGAGGTGATGACCCCCAGTAGACCCCGGACCACAGAAGACCTTTTTGCAGCTATTCACAG ATCCAAGAGGAAAGTCCTCGGCCGTAAAGATTCAGATGACGATCACTCCCGGAAccattctccttcccctccagtgACACCCACCGGTGCTGCCCCCAGCCTGGCGTCCCCAAAACAAGTGGGCTCAATTCAGAGAAGCGTCCGTAAAAGCAGCACCAGCAGTGACAACTTCAAAGCTCTGCTGCTAAAAAAGGGGAGTCGCTCAGACACCAGTGCCCGCATGTCTGCCGCCGAGATGCTAAAGAACACAGACCCTAGATTCCAGAGGTCAAGGTCAGAGCCTTCGCCAGACACCCCCGAGAGCCCATCCAGCTGCTCCCCAAGCAAGAACAGAAGGGCCCAGGAGGAGTGGGCCAAGAACGAAGGCTTGATGCCTCGGAGTCTGTCCTTCTCCGGCCCCCGGTACGGCCGCAGTCGGACCCCACCTTCTGCCGCCAGCAGCAGGTTCAGCGTGCGGAACCGGATCCAGAGCAGCCCCATGACCGTTATCTCGGAAGGCGAAGGGGAGGCCCTGGAGCCAGTAGACAACAGGGCTCATTGGGCCCTGGACACGGCAAGGGGGTGTTCCCTGGATGGACTGGTAGGGGGTGAAACAGACCGGGGAAGCCTGCTCTATGGTGGGGAGCCCGCCGCCTCCTTGCAGGTGCAGGGTCCCAGCCCCACAGATGGGCCGGTCCGCACCGAGGGCGCAGATCCAGCAGAACAGAGTGGAGGTCCTCTGCGGGAAGAGAGCTAG